A genomic window from Triticum urartu cultivar G1812 chromosome 7, Tu2.1, whole genome shotgun sequence includes:
- the LOC125525817 gene encoding LRR receptor-like serine/threonine-protein kinase GSO1, translating into MHHSIAIAKLALLLATAAVSCGFFVVAHAHAQKSCWPRERDALLALKQGINDTDGVLASWQKLRHDCCRWTGVACSNETGHVTELHIGLSWLFGQISPSLLSLQHLEYLDLSTTSLLGPNGSSVFPDFLSSLHNLRHLDLAGTPYSGRVPARLSNLSNLEYLDLSGTSLHGRAQFLFSYKNLIRLDLSNTLFSGTLPPQLGKLSKLEYLDLTSTLFSGTLPPQLGNLSNLRHLDLSYMQNIHTADVSWLTHLHFLEYLDMSDINLGTADVFPVANTIPTLKDLILSNCSLPYANQPLTHLNLTSLERLDLNRNDLGHRIDTSWFWNITGITHLDLDETYLYGPFPDALGGMTSLQFLSFAYNGNSATIMVDMKNLCDLELLRLDGSLALGNITEFLRKLPQCSSNKFLSVYSNHNNMTGMLPDMVGHLTNLQDLSLSNNSITGAIPSGLRNLTSLYGLDLTLNQLTGQIPMLPRSLTRLAISMNSLSGPLPLDFGAPDLTDLNLFSNCLTGHVPRAICELKNLSLLDLSNNLFEGEFPWCSAMPSMEFLILSNNNLSGNFPSWIQNSSQLVFLDLAVNKFYGTLPMWIGELVNLKFLLLNHNMFYGDIPANITNLILLQYFSLASNNISGSIPSSLSKLIAMTLEHPQRGTRWYVQEVINKDILSVVMKRQNMKYDIYRVNEMYGIDISLNHLTGGIPDEITSLNGLFTLNLSWNHLSGKIPTNIGAMKSLESLDLSWNNLSGEIPTSLTDLTYLSSLDLSYNNLVGRIPTGRQLDTLYAENPSMYSSNNGLCGPPLKKNCPGNNALEHGNQQRRENGYDPVAFFYFGLMAGFVAGLWVVFCALLFKRAWRNAYFRLFDKLHDNVYVFVVVTWGMMTSKTTTS; encoded by the coding sequence ATGCACCACTCAATCGCCATTGCCAAGCTCGCCTTGCTCCTCGCCACTGCAGCCGTGTCCTGCGGCTTCTTCGTCGTCGCACATGCACATGCGCAGAAGAGCTGCTGGCCACGCGAGAGGGACGCGTTGCTGGCCTTGAAGCAGGGCATCAACGACACCGATGGCGTCCTCGCCTCGTGGCAAAAACTGCGCCATGACTGCTGCCGCTGGACGGGCGTCGCCTGCAGCAACGAAACCGGCCATGTCACCGAGCTTCACATCGGTCTCAGCTGGTTGTTCGGCCAGATAAGTCCTTCCTTGCTTTCTCTCCAGCATCTCGAGTACCTGGATCTCAGCACCACCTCCCTACTTGGACCAAACGGCAGCAGTGTATTCCCAGATTTCTTGTCTTCTTTGCACAACTTGAGACATCTCGATCTCGCCGGCACGCCATACTCTGGTAGAGTTCCTGCTCGGCTTTCCAACCTTTCAAATTTGGAGTATCTCGATCTTAGTGGGACATCCCTGCATGGTCGTGCTCAGTTCCTGTTTTCTTACAAAAACTTGATACGTCTCGATCTCTCCAACACGCTCTTCTCCGGTACACTGCCGCCTCAGCTAGGCAAACTTTCAAAGTTGGAGTATCTCGATCTCACCAGCACGCTCTTTTCCGGTACACTGCCGCCTCAGCTAGGCAATCTTTCAAACTTGCGACACCTTGACCTCAGTTATATGCAAAATATACACACAGCAGATGTCTCATGGTTAACTCATCTGCATTTCCTGGAATATCTTGACATGAGTGACATAAATCTCGGCACCGCCGACGTGTTCCCTGTGGCCAACACAATCCCAACTCTCAAGGACCTCATTCTTAGTAACTGCTCGCTTCCATACGCCAACCAGCCGCTCACACACCTAAACCTCACAAGCCTTGAGCGGCTTGATCTCAACAGAAACGATCTGGGCCATCGAATTGATACGAGTTGGTTTTGGAACATAACAGGCATCACACATTTAGACCTTGATGAAACCTATCTCTATGGTCCATTCCCTGACGCCCTAGGAGGTATGACATCCCTCCAATTCCTATCCTTTGCCTATAATGGCAATTCAGCCACAATAATGGTGGACATGAAAAATCTCTGTGATTTAGAGCTCCTACGGCTTGATGGAAGTCTCGCGCTTGGGAACATAACAGAGTTTTTAAGGAAACTGCCACAATGCTCGTCCAACAAATTCCTCTCTGTGTATTCGAACCACAACAATATGACAGGAATGCTGCCAGATATGGTTGGGCACTTGACCAACTTACAAGATCTTTCCCTTTCTAACAACAGCATTACTGGAGCTATACCATCGGGGTTAAGGAATCTTACTAGTTTGTATGGCCTCGATCTCACTTTGAACCAGCTAACTGGCCAGATACCAATGTTACCGAGAAGCCTCACTCGATTGGCCATCTCCATGAACTCCTTGTCAGGACCTTTGCCGTTAGATTTTGGAGCTCCAGATCTTACAGATCTAAATCTCTTCTCCAATTGCCTTACTGGTCATGTTCCTAGGGCTATTTGTGAATTGAAAAACCTTAGTTTGTTGGATCTATCCAATAATCTCTTTGAGGGAGAATTTCCATGGTGTTCTGCGATGCCAAGCATGGAATTTCTGATCTTAAGTAACAATAACTTGTCTGGAAATTTTCCATCTTGGATTCAGAACAGCTCACAATTAGTTTTCCTTGATCTTGCGGTGAACAAGTTCTATGGAACGTTACCCATGTGGATTGGAGAATTGGTGAACTTGAAATTTTTGCTGCTAAACCATAACATGTTTTATGGGGATATTCCAGCCAACATCACAAATCTTATACTACTTCAGTACTTCAGTTTAGCAAGCAACAATATCTCAGGATCAATTCCATCGTCCTTGTCAAAATTAATAGCAATGACACTAGAACATCCACAGCGTGGGACTCGCTGGTATGTTCAAGAGGTCATAAACAAGGACATTTTGTCTGTGGTGATGAAGCGGCAAAATATGAAGTATGACATATATAGAGTTAACGAGATGTACGGCATTGACATTTCACTCAACCACTTAACAGGTGGAATTCCAGATGAGATAACTTCTCTTAATGGATTGTTTACTTTGAATTTATCTTGGAATCACCTGAGCGGGAAAATTCCTACGAACATTGGGGCTATGAAATCACTAGAATCACTCGACTTATCCTGGAACAACCTTTCCGGTGAAATCCCGACAAGCTTGACAGATTTGACGTATCTAAGCTCCTTGGACTTGTCATACAACAATCTTGTAGGAAGAATTCCGACAGGACGTCAACTTGACACCCTCTATGCCGAGAACCCGTCCATGTACAGCAGCAATAATGGTCTTTGTGGGCCTCCTCTTAAAAAGAATTGCCCAGGCAACAATGCTCTAGAGCATGGTAACCAGCAGAGAAGAGAAAATGGTTATGATCCAGTGGCGTTCTTCTACTTTGGGCTGATGGCTGGCTTTGTGGCGGGACTCTGGGTTGTCTTTTGTGCTCTTCTGTTCAAAAGAGCATGGAGGAATGCTTATTTTCGCCTCTTTGACAAGCTACATGACAATGTGTACGTGTTTGTTGTTGTTACTTGGGGCATGATGACCAGTAAGACAACTACAAGTTAA